The Spirosoma foliorum genome has a window encoding:
- a CDS encoding tetratricopeptide repeat-containing sensor histidine kinase yields the protein MKQYIFLAIWMLVAISTKAQWATYQIDSLRRVVNASKADTHRVNALLALSQCYVLKPGETAHDLDTALQMSLQSSRLAQSLHYSACQGEAAYTLFLIWLEKGDSPKAKRYAQLAIEYFLRAKKWNQLGYVYMNQARFFTLEGNELPQKILFYEKALSYFTKADDKVKMADLYKELSDLHQIQEHYALALSELQSALTLFRTIGHTDLATVYDLLGFVSAKLGDYKEGLAYGLLAVRAAEAAQDSSLTLCTIYNRVGLTYYGMGQYKQAKIYFQKSLAIALKHNNNAYILHLVGNLSDLLLQQHKPREALHFLRQKSQQYPPTTAESELLVDFRLVAIYAELGQFKQAQAYCDKTLDLLANKGIGSLGRARIYQAVINFFIQSRQFQQARRYLAINEARCQQNGSIMALAKNHLQWFKLDSTQANYFPAIRHYERYKVLQDSLLNTTKSRQIAQLEIEFESEKKDQNLKVSQQSIQALTKQSLLQQTQLQQARTIRNGIVAGTIMLILLLGLSYNRYHLKQQSNKLLEAKQLEINQKNESLQKAVHDQEHLLREREWMLREIHHRVKNNLQIITSLLHSQSTFLKDQAALAAIRESQNRVHAMALIHQKLYQSNRLSSIPMAEYINEIVDYLMGTFDQNASIKKQIIVTPVDLDVTLAVPLGLIINEAITNSLKYAFPPDRSGAIQVELKQLDYKCYWLLISDDGIGLPTNLNPARSRTLGMSLIRGLSKQLGGELQISQLNGVQISLTFTAEKVVQPDLVDA from the coding sequence ATGAAGCAGTACATTTTCCTGGCTATTTGGATGCTAGTCGCGATATCGACTAAAGCCCAATGGGCAACCTACCAGATTGACAGCTTACGGCGAGTAGTCAACGCTAGCAAAGCGGATACCCATCGCGTGAACGCATTACTTGCGTTGAGTCAATGCTACGTCCTTAAACCTGGAGAAACAGCGCATGATTTAGATACAGCGCTACAAATGAGTCTACAAAGCAGCCGATTAGCTCAATCGCTGCATTACTCCGCCTGCCAGGGAGAGGCTGCGTATACCTTATTCCTGATCTGGCTGGAAAAAGGAGACAGCCCTAAGGCTAAGCGATATGCTCAACTAGCCATTGAGTATTTTTTACGCGCTAAAAAGTGGAACCAGCTAGGCTATGTGTACATGAACCAGGCGCGTTTTTTTACGCTTGAAGGAAACGAGCTACCTCAGAAGATTCTATTTTATGAAAAAGCGTTAAGTTATTTTACAAAGGCCGATGATAAAGTGAAAATGGCTGACTTGTATAAAGAGCTTTCCGATCTCCACCAAATACAGGAACATTATGCCTTAGCCCTGAGCGAATTACAAAGTGCACTTACGTTATTTCGTACCATTGGCCACACCGATTTAGCTACGGTGTATGATCTGCTCGGCTTCGTATCGGCCAAACTTGGTGATTACAAAGAAGGCCTGGCTTATGGCCTACTGGCCGTTCGAGCCGCTGAAGCCGCGCAGGATAGTTCGCTGACACTTTGTACTATCTACAACCGGGTTGGGCTTACGTATTACGGAATGGGCCAGTATAAACAGGCAAAAATCTATTTCCAGAAATCGCTGGCAATTGCCTTAAAACACAACAATAACGCCTATATTCTTCACCTGGTGGGTAACTTATCTGATTTACTTCTTCAGCAACATAAACCCAGAGAGGCCCTCCATTTTTTACGGCAAAAATCCCAGCAGTATCCACCAACAACTGCCGAAAGTGAGCTTTTAGTCGACTTTCGACTGGTGGCAATTTATGCCGAGTTAGGGCAATTTAAACAAGCCCAGGCGTACTGCGATAAGACATTAGATTTACTGGCCAACAAGGGGATAGGCAGTTTAGGACGCGCCCGGATTTATCAGGCGGTTATCAACTTTTTTATCCAAAGCAGGCAGTTTCAGCAGGCACGTCGCTATTTGGCGATCAACGAAGCACGGTGCCAGCAAAATGGGTCTATTATGGCGCTGGCCAAAAATCATTTACAATGGTTCAAACTGGACTCGACCCAGGCTAACTACTTTCCAGCCATTCGGCATTACGAACGCTATAAAGTTTTACAGGACTCCTTATTAAACACCACGAAAAGCCGACAGATTGCCCAATTAGAAATTGAGTTTGAAAGCGAAAAGAAAGACCAGAATTTAAAAGTAAGCCAGCAGAGTATTCAAGCCCTGACGAAGCAAAGCCTATTGCAGCAAACGCAATTACAACAGGCACGAACCATTCGAAATGGTATTGTTGCCGGTACCATCATGTTGATTTTACTGTTGGGGCTTAGCTATAACCGGTATCACCTCAAACAACAAAGCAATAAACTCCTGGAAGCCAAGCAACTGGAGATCAACCAAAAAAATGAATCCCTTCAAAAAGCCGTCCATGATCAGGAGCACTTACTACGCGAACGGGAATGGATGCTTCGGGAGATTCATCACCGGGTTAAAAACAACCTGCAAATAATTACCAGCCTGCTACATTCACAGTCTACTTTTCTTAAAGATCAGGCAGCGTTGGCGGCTATTCGCGAAAGTCAGAACCGGGTGCATGCCATGGCCTTGATCCATCAGAAACTGTATCAATCCAATCGATTGTCCAGCATTCCGATGGCTGAATATATCAATGAGATCGTTGATTACCTTATGGGTACATTTGACCAAAATGCCAGCATTAAAAAACAGATTATCGTAACTCCCGTCGATCTGGATGTTACCTTGGCCGTTCCGCTGGGCCTGATCATCAATGAAGCCATCACGAACTCGTTGAAATATGCGTTTCCTCCCGATCGGAGTGGAGCCATTCAAGTGGAACTTAAACAACTGGATTATAAGTGTTACTGGCTGTTAATCAGCGATGATGGCATTGGCTTACCAACGAATTTGAATCCAGCCCGAAGTCGTACACTGGGCATGAGCCTGATAAGAGGGCTTAGCAAACAACTTGGCGGGGAGCTGCAAATTAGCCAACTCAATGGCGTTCAAATTAGTCTGACCTTTACGGCAGAAAAAGTCGTGCAGCCGGATTTGGTTGACGCTTAA
- a CDS encoding tetratricopeptide repeat-containing sensor histidine kinase: MSTKLFLLPRINKLMGQHSARIACLCILVIGCQWVAPLPALAQNITRHMANQLMTRLQKNTADTTRLSTLLELGKFQIYKAGEVKTDLDSAIRYLQQAEELSNALHQVKEKHQSECLLTIAYIERGDFKMTRAIFSKLITDCQQTGDKETEADAHYRFATAQRYITRNYPLAIAQYRQAASIYKELKNPEKEIQMVEQIAGLHADLGELDVAEGEFLTVLHRYKAINYAKLHYVYSWLASVSRLKGNFEKGLFYSFQCLESMNRTQDTLAAASFYGTIAEVYMELGKQEQSIYWFKKTLQQWRLGKLPNYSLYYSASLIVQDLIKHHKTPEALRLIVNLIKEIPPVTNIQRGCIAQTFAYCYDDLRTYKQAEKYYLEAIGWYSQSGNDFEMAQKAPKEVGEFYLNHNDYKKAGFYLRKALAFSPQKNAPSTLKDIHFMLFKVDSTEGNYLSAIRHFRQHKALNDSLFNETKSRQFAELEVRNATAQKEQQIQRQQLELEKGETMRNGILAGAMLLLGLLGISYNQYRLKQQSNKLLEAKQLEINQKNESLQSILNEKDTLLKEKEDLLEEKEWMLKEIHHRVKNNLQIITSLLHSQGVYLKDKAALSAIQESQNRVHVMALIHQNLYQSDRLATIPMAEYIEDIVDYLLVTFARQDSVLKKIAVVPINLDVILAVPLGLILNEVVTNSLKYAFPAGQKGTISIELVKLTNQIYRLTISDNGIGFPPDLNPNRSRTLGMSLIRGLSKQLGGKLQINQDSGVEISLLFTEEKVGLTGLAST; the protein is encoded by the coding sequence ATGTCTACCAAGCTATTTCTTTTGCCGCGAATTAATAAGTTAATGGGCCAGCATTCGGCAAGAATCGCTTGTTTATGCATATTGGTGATTGGTTGCCAATGGGTAGCGCCTTTACCTGCTTTAGCGCAAAACATTACCCGGCACATGGCTAATCAGCTAATGACCAGGTTGCAAAAAAATACAGCCGATACAACCCGACTTTCTACGCTACTTGAACTTGGTAAATTTCAGATATACAAAGCGGGTGAGGTAAAAACTGATTTAGACAGTGCGATACGCTATTTACAGCAGGCAGAAGAGTTAAGTAATGCGTTGCACCAGGTAAAAGAAAAGCACCAGTCAGAATGTCTATTGACCATTGCCTATATAGAGCGGGGAGATTTTAAGATGACAAGGGCTATTTTTTCTAAACTAATTACTGACTGCCAACAAACAGGAGATAAAGAAACCGAAGCCGACGCCCACTACAGATTCGCCACTGCTCAGCGGTACATCACCCGGAATTATCCCCTGGCAATTGCTCAATATCGCCAGGCAGCATCTATCTATAAAGAACTGAAGAATCCAGAAAAAGAAATTCAGATGGTTGAGCAGATTGCCGGTCTCCATGCGGATCTGGGAGAGCTGGATGTAGCTGAAGGCGAATTTCTGACTGTTTTGCACCGGTATAAAGCGATCAACTATGCTAAACTTCATTACGTCTATAGTTGGTTAGCTAGTGTTAGTCGGTTAAAAGGAAATTTTGAGAAAGGCCTTTTTTATTCGTTTCAATGCCTGGAAAGTATGAACAGAACCCAGGATACATTGGCTGCCGCCAGCTTTTATGGAACTATTGCTGAAGTTTATATGGAGCTGGGAAAACAGGAACAAAGCATTTACTGGTTCAAAAAAACGCTTCAGCAATGGCGACTGGGAAAGCTACCAAACTATTCATTGTATTATTCGGCAAGCCTGATTGTACAGGATTTGATCAAGCACCACAAAACACCGGAAGCCCTTCGTTTAATTGTAAACCTTATTAAAGAAATTCCTCCCGTTACAAACATTCAACGAGGGTGTATTGCCCAAACATTTGCGTATTGTTATGATGATTTGCGTACGTATAAGCAGGCCGAGAAATACTATCTAGAGGCAATTGGCTGGTATAGTCAATCGGGGAATGATTTTGAAATGGCACAGAAAGCCCCCAAAGAGGTCGGCGAATTTTACCTGAATCATAACGATTATAAAAAAGCGGGATTTTATTTGCGAAAAGCACTCGCTTTTTCGCCCCAGAAAAACGCCCCATCCACGCTAAAGGATATTCACTTTATGCTCTTTAAAGTCGATTCCACGGAGGGGAATTACCTATCGGCCATTCGCCATTTTCGCCAGCATAAAGCGTTAAATGATTCGCTTTTTAACGAAACTAAATCAAGGCAGTTTGCGGAGCTGGAAGTTCGAAATGCTACGGCCCAAAAAGAACAACAAATTCAGCGTCAGCAGCTTGAACTGGAAAAAGGGGAGACGATGCGCAATGGTATACTGGCAGGCGCAATGCTACTTTTAGGCTTACTGGGTATAAGCTATAATCAGTACCGCCTAAAACAACAAAGTAATAAACTGCTGGAAGCTAAACAGCTGGAAATCAACCAAAAAAATGAATCCCTTCAATCGATCCTGAACGAGAAAGATACGCTGCTGAAAGAAAAGGAAGACCTGCTGGAGGAAAAAGAGTGGATGCTGAAAGAGATTCACCATCGGGTTAAAAACAATCTACAGATTATTACGAGTTTACTCCATTCGCAAGGGGTTTATTTGAAAGACAAAGCCGCGCTTTCAGCCATTCAGGAGAGTCAGAACCGGGTACATGTGATGGCCTTAATCCATCAAAATCTCTACCAGTCAGATCGTCTGGCAACGATTCCGATGGCTGAGTATATCGAGGATATCGTTGATTACTTACTGGTAACGTTTGCCCGGCAGGATTCTGTCCTGAAAAAAATAGCCGTCGTGCCAATCAATCTGGATGTTATTCTGGCGGTTCCACTTGGCCTTATCCTCAATGAAGTCGTTACCAATTCGTTGAAGTACGCCTTCCCTGCCGGTCAAAAAGGAACCATTAGCATTGAGCTTGTTAAGTTGACTAATCAGATATATCGACTCACGATCAGTGATAATGGGATTGGCTTCCCCCCCGATTTAAACCCCAACCGAAGTCGTACGTTAGGCATGAGCCTAATTCGAGGGCTCAGTAAACAACTTGGCGGAAAGCTTCAGATCAATCAGGATTCAGGTGTGGAGATTAGTCTGCTATTTACTGAAGAAAAAGTTGGATTGACAGGTCTAGCTAGTACCTAA
- a CDS encoding DsbA family protein has protein sequence MNWSNSGIAYATGARKFERLLAPYWISSRGHPIVYSYRHFPDLASDQSLLAAVATEAARRQGKFWPMYSALFTQPLINCASLIGLASALELEQIQFLHDLLDDQLYNQIKTDWRLGHLSGVRSSPTLFIGGQQFHGKLTQARLAPIIQFHLNHFRPSVLNVVDQKGGLVHWSRNEFG, from the coding sequence TTGAACTGGTCGAATTCGGGGATTGCTTATGCTACAGGAGCCAGGAAATTCGAAAGGTTATTGGCTCCATACTGGATCAGTTCAAGGGGGCACCCGATTGTCTATTCCTACCGTCACTTTCCTGATCTGGCAAGTGATCAATCGTTACTAGCTGCCGTGGCCACCGAAGCGGCAAGACGACAAGGAAAATTCTGGCCAATGTATTCAGCTCTATTTACCCAACCGCTCATTAATTGCGCTTCCCTGATAGGATTGGCATCAGCACTAGAATTAGAGCAGATCCAGTTTCTGCACGATTTGTTGGATGATCAACTATACAACCAGATCAAAACTGACTGGCGGCTAGGTCATTTGTCTGGTGTTCGCTCTTCGCCCACATTGTTCATTGGCGGGCAGCAATTTCACGGTAAACTCACGCAGGCTCGTCTTGCTCCTATCATTCAGTTTCACCTGAACCACTTTAGGCCATCCGTTCTAAATGTTGTCGATCAGAAAGGCGGGCTTGTGCATTGGAGTAGGAACGAATTTGGCTGA
- a CDS encoding AraC family transcriptional regulator produces the protein MKRNIQHELLTIQLLETSQWSYPIHDHNHFELILIRKGSGQHIINGNRFSYQAGDVFLLGPLDNHYLVVDQKTCFCCLSFTELYMGRLTTLGTDSWLQIRERGQTTTQHLAGSLITDPTEQQNLNALVDIILAEQNNLRQLVSNQIVETLMKTILSLIDRQLVEHQGVRSSSVMAASLMQRIGTYISHHITMPDQLRMDRIADAFNYSQSHLCALFKQQAGESINQYIIRYKLQLVETRLRLSSMSISQIADEFGFTDICHLNKLFKRYYQTTPTEYRRRLLVPSRVRSSYLQSSLS, from the coding sequence ATGAAACGTAACATCCAACATGAACTCCTGACTATTCAACTCCTTGAAACTAGCCAATGGTCTTACCCCATTCATGACCATAATCACTTTGAATTAATCCTGATTCGGAAAGGAAGTGGTCAGCACATAATTAATGGCAATCGATTTTCTTACCAGGCTGGCGATGTGTTTTTACTGGGACCTTTAGACAACCATTATTTAGTAGTCGACCAAAAGACCTGTTTTTGCTGTCTCTCCTTCACGGAGCTGTACATGGGCAGGTTAACCACACTAGGAACTGATTCCTGGTTACAGATAAGGGAAAGAGGCCAAACCACAACTCAGCATCTAGCGGGTAGTCTAATTACCGATCCTACAGAGCAGCAAAATCTGAATGCGCTGGTCGACATAATTTTAGCGGAACAGAACAACCTTCGGCAACTGGTTTCTAATCAAATCGTTGAGACACTGATGAAAACGATTTTGAGTTTAATTGATCGCCAGTTGGTTGAGCACCAGGGAGTCAGATCATCCAGCGTAATGGCGGCTTCACTTATGCAGCGAATTGGTACGTACATCAGCCATCATATAACGATGCCCGATCAGCTACGAATGGACAGGATAGCCGATGCATTCAACTACTCTCAAAGTCATTTGTGTGCGCTGTTTAAGCAACAGGCTGGCGAATCGATCAATCAGTATATTATCCGCTATAAGCTTCAGCTCGTTGAAACCAGGTTACGACTCAGTAGTATGAGTATCTCGCAGATTGCAGATGAATTTGGCTTTACTGATATCTGCCATCTTAATAAACTCTTCAAACGGTATTATCAAACGACGCCCACGGAATATCGACGACGCCTACTCGTACCAAGCCGCGTCAGAAGTAGCTATTTACAATCTTCCTTGAGTTAG
- a CDS encoding Dps family protein — protein MKTSIGISAENREVVAHQLAKLLADEFVLYTKTLNAHWNLEGMDFHSVHLYFEELYNQSAEIVDDVAERIRQLGHYAPATLKNFLQLTHLTEQDEDGNDSRSLIKKLLNDHESIIDFIRANIDEFAEAHKDAGTSDYITGLMEKHEKIAWMLRAHLK, from the coding sequence ATGAAAACCTCAATAGGTATCTCGGCTGAAAACCGGGAAGTTGTTGCCCATCAATTAGCCAAACTACTGGCTGATGAGTTTGTGCTGTACACCAAAACGTTAAACGCGCACTGGAATCTGGAAGGCATGGACTTCCATTCGGTTCATCTGTATTTCGAAGAACTTTATAATCAGTCGGCCGAGATTGTCGATGACGTAGCCGAACGCATTCGCCAGTTAGGGCACTACGCGCCTGCCACACTGAAAAATTTTCTCCAACTCACCCACCTGACGGAACAGGATGAGGATGGCAATGACAGCCGTAGTTTGATCAAAAAACTGCTGAATGACCATGAAAGTATCATTGACTTCATCCGTGCCAATATTGATGAGTTCGCCGAGGCCCATAAAGATGCAGGCACGAGTGACTACATTACCGGCCTGATGGAGAAGCACGAAAAAATAGCCTGGATGCTACGAGCGCATCTTAAGTAG
- a CDS encoding ring-cleaving dioxygenase, with translation MDNRILGLHHITAIANNAQRNYDFYTHVLGLRMVKKTVNFDDPGTYHFYYGNENGTPGTILTFFPWEGIGPGINGVGMATEIGYSVPPGSLDNWAGRFREFGVSMGEQAERFGQTYLPFTDPDGLSISLIQHADERTAWETEDIKQDMATQGFHSVTLSLQKIEATARVLTDIFGYTLQAQEGNRYRFSTDAISTASIVDLLEEPTGVIGRNAAGTKHHVAFRVANDTIQMEFREKILSKGLQITPKIDRDYFFSLYFREPGGVLFEIATDNPGFTVDEPLQELGSHLKLPKQYESSRERIEKSLPMLT, from the coding sequence ATGGACAACCGAATTTTAGGACTTCATCACATCACGGCAATTGCCAATAACGCTCAACGGAATTATGATTTTTATACCCATGTGCTGGGATTACGGATGGTAAAAAAGACCGTCAATTTTGATGATCCTGGCACCTATCATTTCTACTATGGCAACGAAAACGGAACGCCCGGCACCATCCTTACCTTTTTTCCCTGGGAAGGCATTGGGCCAGGTATAAACGGGGTAGGTATGGCGACCGAAATCGGCTATTCAGTACCACCCGGCAGCCTGGATAACTGGGCAGGACGATTCAGGGAGTTCGGGGTGTCAATGGGGGAACAAGCCGAGCGATTTGGCCAAACCTATCTGCCCTTTACCGATCCGGATGGACTCTCAATTTCGTTGATTCAGCATGCAGATGAGCGAACAGCCTGGGAAACGGAAGATATTAAGCAGGATATGGCAACGCAGGGCTTTCATAGTGTTACACTGAGCCTACAAAAAATTGAAGCGACCGCCCGAGTCTTAACCGATATTTTTGGCTATACTTTACAAGCGCAGGAAGGCAATCGGTATCGGTTCAGTACGGATGCTATTTCCACAGCCTCAATTGTTGATTTACTCGAAGAACCAACTGGGGTTATTGGCCGAAATGCCGCAGGAACCAAGCATCACGTTGCCTTCCGGGTCGCCAATGATACCATCCAGATGGAATTTCGGGAGAAAATTCTAAGCAAGGGGTTGCAGATAACCCCAAAAATTGATCGGGATTATTTCTTCTCCCTTTATTTCCGCGAACCAGGTGGGGTTTTGTTTGAAATCGCTACCGATAACCCTGGCTTTACCGTCGACGAACCGTTGCAGGAACTGGGCAGTCACCTAAAACTCCCGAAGCAGTACGAATCCTCTCGGGAGCGTATTGAAAAGTCTCTTCCTATGTTAACGTGA
- a CDS encoding alpha/beta fold hydrolase, with translation MKTINRVIWSALFTSIITLSSTQNGLAQASAAGVKNIVLVHGTWADGSSWNKVIPLLEAKGLNVIAVQNPLTSLGDDVAATKRAIDLMNGPVLLVGHSWGGVVITEAGNHDKVTGLVYVAAAAPDEGQSFLELVQTAASTPGNDQIRPDAYGFVSMSPKGINEDFAQDLPESERKLLVATQGPQAFTALKEKIAKAAWKTKPSWYVVAANDRMINPDLERTLARKLKATTLELKSSHVAMLAQPEKVAAFILEAAKKVKSM, from the coding sequence ATGAAGACAATAAACCGCGTCATTTGGAGCGCACTATTCACTAGTATCATAACGCTTTCATCAACCCAAAACGGTTTGGCTCAGGCATCAGCTGCCGGTGTAAAAAATATAGTACTCGTTCACGGCACGTGGGCCGATGGCTCAAGCTGGAATAAAGTAATTCCGTTGCTTGAGGCTAAAGGACTCAACGTCATAGCGGTACAAAATCCGCTTACCTCACTAGGCGACGATGTAGCAGCTACCAAACGAGCTATTGACTTAATGAATGGTCCGGTTTTACTCGTGGGGCATTCCTGGGGCGGGGTGGTCATTACCGAAGCAGGAAACCATGATAAGGTAACCGGGCTGGTTTATGTAGCCGCAGCTGCGCCGGATGAAGGTCAGTCGTTTTTAGAACTGGTCCAGACGGCAGCATCCACACCCGGCAATGACCAGATCAGACCAGATGCCTATGGCTTCGTCAGCATGTCACCCAAAGGGATCAACGAAGATTTTGCGCAGGATTTACCCGAATCGGAGCGGAAGCTACTGGTGGCGACTCAGGGGCCACAGGCGTTCACGGCATTGAAAGAGAAAATCGCCAAAGCAGCCTGGAAAACCAAACCTTCCTGGTACGTGGTGGCCGCGAATGACCGCATGATTAATCCGGATCTGGAACGGACGCTGGCCAGGAAACTAAAGGCTACTACCCTTGAATTAAAATCCAGCCACGTCGCCATGCTGGCTCAGCCGGAGAAAGTAGCAGCGTTCATTTTGGAAGCTGCCAAAAAAGTAAAGTCGATGTAA